The following coding sequences are from one Streptomyces dengpaensis window:
- a CDS encoding cobalamin B12-binding domain-containing protein, which produces MRQLPLITGADATHTLDALFVNAPLRDYDLRPRTNDYTLPVLGMAYIATYAQQAGFNVGVLDAEAHGLGIEETARIVNTVAPRWAAMNLLAPTYEMSARIAAKLDPSIALMVGGHHVPSLLPPVMGGARACWDTRTRT; this is translated from the coding sequence ATGCGGCAGTTACCGCTGATCACGGGCGCCGACGCCACCCACACGCTCGACGCTTTGTTCGTGAACGCGCCGCTGCGCGACTACGACCTGCGGCCGCGCACCAACGACTACACGCTCCCCGTGCTGGGCATGGCCTACATCGCCACCTACGCCCAGCAGGCCGGCTTCAACGTCGGCGTCCTGGACGCTGAAGCCCACGGCCTGGGCATCGAAGAGACCGCGAGGATCGTCAACACAGTCGCGCCCCGGTGGGCAGCGATGAACCTGCTCGCCCCCACCTACGAGATGTCCGCGCGGATTGCGGCCAAGCTCGATCCGAGCATCGCTCTGATGGTCGGCGGGCACCACGTCCCGTCACTCCTTCCACCTGTGATGGGCGGTGCCCGCGCTTGCTGGGATACCAGGACTCGAACCTGA
- a CDS encoding M20 family metallopeptidase, with translation MSEDLQQAEGRTASAVELARELIRRPSRGGIDDYGPVLGVLEDWLAARGLPHRHLHDGTGELVGLLVEIPGGRPGSWWTLDACVDTAPYGDETACSFPPASGDVVDGWLLGRGAADSKLAAAMFCHIAADLAPRAETLRGGLAVLLDVDEHTGGFGGARAYLADPHAARPAGVMIGYPGMEEVVVGGRGLWRATIAVHAPSGHSGSSKNVVGAISRAAYLVKLLDAAELPSAAGASGFPLSPKLSVTSFHGGQGFSVTPDRCELNVDIRTTPTFDGYDAETLVRKAVAELDAELPAPTPTEITPIATWPPFRLAENEQPAAALLNAAAEAGLRVRSKTAGPSNIGNLLAGEGIPATAGFGVPYEGLHGIDERAHLAELPTVYAAYKRAVLELLEG, from the coding sequence GTGAGCGAGGACCTTCAGCAGGCCGAGGGCCGTACGGCATCCGCGGTGGAGCTGGCCCGGGAGCTGATCCGGCGGCCGAGCCGGGGCGGGATCGACGACTACGGGCCCGTCCTGGGTGTGCTGGAGGACTGGCTCGCCGCGCGCGGCCTGCCGCACCGTCATCTGCACGACGGCACCGGTGAGCTGGTGGGGCTGCTGGTGGAGATCCCCGGCGGCCGTCCGGGCTCCTGGTGGACGCTGGACGCGTGCGTGGACACCGCCCCGTACGGTGACGAGACCGCCTGCTCCTTCCCGCCCGCCTCCGGGGACGTGGTGGATGGCTGGCTGCTCGGCCGAGGGGCTGCGGACTCCAAGCTCGCCGCGGCGATGTTCTGCCACATCGCCGCCGACCTCGCGCCCCGCGCCGAGACGCTGCGCGGCGGGCTCGCCGTGCTCCTGGACGTCGACGAGCACACCGGCGGCTTCGGTGGCGCCCGCGCCTACCTCGCCGACCCGCATGCGGCCCGCCCCGCCGGGGTGATGATCGGTTACCCCGGCATGGAGGAGGTCGTGGTCGGCGGCCGGGGTCTGTGGCGGGCCACCATCGCCGTGCATGCCCCCTCCGGGCACTCCGGCTCCAGCAAGAATGTGGTGGGAGCGATCTCCCGTGCCGCCTATCTCGTCAAGCTCCTGGACGCCGCCGAACTTCCCAGCGCCGCCGGGGCCTCGGGGTTCCCGCTGTCGCCGAAGCTGTCGGTCACGTCCTTCCACGGCGGCCAGGGCTTCTCGGTCACTCCCGACCGGTGCGAACTCAATGTCGACATCCGCACCACCCCGACCTTCGACGGCTACGACGCCGAGACGCTCGTCCGCAAGGCCGTCGCCGAGCTTGACGCGGAACTGCCCGCCCCGACGCCCACTGAGATCACCCCGATCGCCACGTGGCCACCCTTCCGCCTCGCCGAGAACGAGCAGCCCGCCGCGGCCCTGCTGAATGCCGCCGCCGAGGCGGGGCTCAGGGTCCGGTCGAAGACCGCGGGGCCGTCGAACATCGGCAACCTGCTCGCCGGGGAGGGCATCCCGGCCACCGCCGGCTTCGGCGTGCCGTACGAGGGGCTGCACGGCATCGACGAGCGCGCCCACCTCGCCGAACTGCCCACGGTGTACGCCGCCTACAAGCGTGCCGTCCTCGAGCTCCTGGAGGGCTGA
- a CDS encoding RNA-guided endonuclease InsQ/TnpB family protein, translating into MQLRYAFRLYPNAGQRTALARAFGCARVVFNDAVRAREDARKAGQPFPKAGELSTRLITEAKRTTGRSWLGEVSAVVLQQSLRDAEAAYKNFFASLRGTRKGPRTGPPRFKSRKDARQSIRFTANARWNITDNGPLNLPKIGAVKVKWSRTLPSTPTSVTVIKDAAKRYFASFVIDTDPTADATRMPETQHTIGIDLGLTHFAVLSDGTKTDSPRFLRRVEKKLKKAQRELSRKQKGSKNRAKARLKVARAHAKVTDARREFHHQLSTKLICENQGIGVEDLSVAGLARTKLAKSVHDAGWASFISMLEYKAERYGRTLVKIGRFEPTSQTCSTCGVKDGPKPLDVREWTCTACGTVHDRDHNAALNVKTAAGLAVSACGAPVRPGAIPAQREETGSHGLPTEPRAA; encoded by the coding sequence ATGCAGCTCAGGTACGCGTTCAGGCTCTACCCGAATGCCGGTCAGCGCACCGCGCTGGCCAGGGCGTTCGGGTGCGCCCGGGTGGTGTTCAACGACGCGGTGCGTGCCCGTGAAGACGCCCGTAAAGCCGGGCAGCCGTTCCCGAAGGCCGGGGAGCTGTCCACGCGCCTGATCACCGAGGCCAAGCGGACCACCGGGCGGTCCTGGCTTGGCGAGGTCTCCGCGGTGGTGCTCCAGCAGTCCCTGCGGGACGCCGAGGCCGCCTACAAGAACTTCTTCGCCTCTCTCAGGGGCACCCGCAAAGGCCCCAGGACCGGCCCGCCCCGCTTCAAGTCCCGCAAGGACGCCCGGCAGTCGATCCGCTTCACCGCCAACGCCCGCTGGAACATCACCGACAACGGCCCTCTGAACCTGCCGAAGATCGGCGCGGTCAAGGTGAAGTGGTCCCGCACCCTGCCCTCCACCCCCACCTCCGTCACCGTCATCAAGGACGCGGCCAAACGGTACTTCGCCTCCTTCGTCATCGACACCGACCCCACCGCCGACGCGACACGGATGCCCGAAACCCAGCACACCATCGGCATCGATCTCGGCCTGACCCACTTCGCGGTCCTGTCCGACGGCACGAAGACCGATTCCCCGCGCTTCCTCCGGCGCGTGGAGAAGAAGCTGAAGAAGGCCCAGCGGGAGCTGTCCCGCAAGCAGAAGGGATCCAAGAACCGGGCCAAGGCCCGCCTCAAGGTCGCCCGCGCCCACGCCAAGGTCACCGACGCGCGACGCGAGTTCCACCACCAGCTCTCCACGAAGCTGATCTGCGAGAACCAAGGGATCGGCGTGGAGGACCTGTCGGTGGCGGGACTGGCCCGCACGAAGCTGGCCAAGTCCGTGCACGACGCCGGATGGGCATCGTTCATCAGCATGCTGGAATACAAAGCAGAACGGTACGGCCGCACCCTGGTCAAGATCGGCCGGTTCGAGCCGACCTCCCAGACCTGCTCCACCTGCGGCGTCAAGGACGGACCCAAACCCCTCGACGTCCGGGAATGGACCTGTACCGCCTGCGGCACCGTCCACGACCGCGACCACAACGCCGCACTCAACGTGAAAACGGCCGCCGGACTGGCGGTATCAGCCTGCGGAGCGCCGGTAAGACCAGGAGCAATCCCGGCACAGCGCGAAGAAACAGGAAGCCACGGACTCCCGACCGAACCCCGAGCCGCGTAG
- the tnpA gene encoding IS200/IS605 family transposase: MGEMQEIRTGRHCAFVMHVHLVFVTKFRHKVFTDAHLTRMEEIMQSVCGDFECELVEFNGEDNHVHLLVNFPPKVAVTKLVNSLKGVSSRRLRQEFPDLVRHYWRANKLWSGSYFAGTVGGAPLSVVRQYIEQQNRPV, encoded by the coding sequence ATGGGTGAGATGCAGGAGATCAGAACTGGCCGGCACTGTGCTTTCGTGATGCATGTGCACTTGGTTTTCGTGACCAAGTTCCGGCACAAGGTGTTCACTGACGCTCATCTGACACGCATGGAGGAGATCATGCAGTCGGTCTGCGGCGACTTCGAGTGCGAGCTGGTGGAGTTCAACGGCGAGGACAACCACGTCCACCTGCTGGTGAACTTCCCGCCCAAGGTTGCCGTGACCAAGCTGGTCAACTCCCTCAAGGGTGTCTCCTCCCGCCGCCTGCGCCAGGAGTTCCCCGACCTGGTGCGCCACTACTGGCGGGCCAACAAGCTCTGGTCCGGGTCTTACTTCGCCGGAACCGTCGGCGGCGCCCCGCTCTCCGTGGTCCGGCAGTACATCGAACAGCAGAACCGGCCGGTGTGA
- a CDS encoding helix-turn-helix domain-containing protein, translated as MRRARGLLTDPENTITSIAKLLGVSRTTLYKYVPELAAGRDSLVPNARESLPASR; from the coding sequence ATCCGTCGCGCCCGCGGTTTGCTGACCGACCCGGAGAACACGATCACCTCGATCGCCAAGCTGCTGGGCGTCTCCCGCACCACGCTGTACAAGTACGTGCCAGAGCTGGCGGCAGGGCGGGACTCGCTTGTACCGAACGCTCGCGAGAGCCTGCCTGCATCACGTTGA
- the istA gene encoding IS21 family transposase, with protein MIRVEDWAEIRRLHRAEQMPIRAIARHLGISKNTVKRALASDRPPKYERPAKGSVVDAVEVQIRELLRETPTMPATVIAERIGWERGMTVLKERVRELRPAYVPVDPVSRTTYQPGELAQCDLWFPDADIPLGYGQTGRPPVLVMVSGYSRVIAARMLPSRTTGDLIDGHWRLLNGWGAVPKTLVWDNEAGVGRGRLTAEFAAFAGLLATKIYLCRPRDPEAKGLVERANGYLETSFLPGRTFSGPGDFNTQLTTWLAVANRRLHRTLKARPADRWETDRAGMLTLPPVDPPAWWRMQTRIGRDHYVRVDTNDYSVHPEAIGRTVTVLTDNDEVIALAPGGVIVARHPRCWARHQTLTDPDHAAAGQTMRGQARHQQAAQAEAGPLVEVEQRELGAYDRLFTVIEGGGDREAG; from the coding sequence GTGATCCGCGTGGAGGACTGGGCAGAGATCCGCAGGCTGCACCGGGCCGAGCAGATGCCGATCCGGGCGATCGCCCGGCATCTGGGCATCTCGAAGAACACGGTGAAGCGTGCACTGGCGAGTGACCGGCCGCCGAAGTACGAGCGGCCGGCCAAGGGCTCGGTGGTCGACGCGGTCGAGGTGCAGATCCGTGAGCTGCTCAGGGAGACCCCGACGATGCCTGCCACGGTGATCGCCGAGCGGATCGGATGGGAGCGCGGGATGACGGTCCTCAAGGAGCGGGTGCGGGAACTGCGGCCCGCCTACGTTCCCGTCGATCCGGTCTCCCGCACGACCTATCAGCCGGGCGAGCTGGCCCAGTGCGACCTGTGGTTTCCCGACGCGGACATCCCGCTCGGCTACGGGCAGACGGGGCGTCCGCCGGTGCTGGTGATGGTGTCCGGCTACTCGCGGGTGATCGCCGCGCGGATGCTGCCCTCCCGCACGACCGGCGACCTGATCGACGGGCACTGGCGGCTGCTGAACGGGTGGGGCGCCGTGCCCAAAACGCTGGTCTGGGACAACGAGGCCGGGGTCGGCCGCGGCAGGCTCACCGCAGAGTTCGCCGCGTTCGCCGGCCTGCTCGCCACCAAGATCTACCTCTGCAGGCCCCGTGACCCCGAGGCGAAAGGGCTGGTCGAACGCGCGAACGGTTATCTCGAGACCTCGTTCCTGCCCGGCCGCACGTTCAGCGGCCCCGGCGACTTCAACACCCAGCTGACCACCTGGCTGGCGGTTGCCAACCGGCGCCTGCACCGCACCCTTAAGGCCCGTCCCGCCGACCGCTGGGAGACCGACCGGGCCGGGATGCTCACCCTGCCGCCCGTCGACCCGCCCGCCTGGTGGCGGATGCAGACCCGCATCGGGCGTGACCACTACGTCCGCGTCGATACCAACGACTACTCCGTGCACCCCGAGGCGATCGGACGCACCGTCACCGTGCTCACCGACAACGACGAGGTCATCGCGCTGGCGCCCGGCGGCGTGATCGTCGCCCGCCACCCCCGCTGCTGGGCCCGCCACCAGACCCTCACCGATCCCGATCACGCCGCTGCGGGCCAGACGATGCGCGGGCAGGCCCGCCATCAGCAGGCCGCCCAGGCCGAGGCCGGCCCGCTCGTCGAGGTCGAGCAACGCGAACTCGGCGCCTATGACCGGCTGTTCACCGTCATCGAAGGCGGCGGCGACAGGGAGGCCGGCTGA
- the istB gene encoding IS21-like element helper ATPase IstB, with protein sequence MPRTTSAPAQSTGAGRRTGSQTIADLAFLARAMKAPALLDAADRLAERARKESWTHAEYLVACLQREVSARESHGGEARVRAARFPAIKTIEELDVTHLRGMTRQQLAHLGTLDFIAGKENAVFLGPPGTGKTHLAIGLAVRACQAGHRVAFATAAEWVDRLAAAHHSGRLQAELTKLSRYPLIVVDEVGYIPFEAEAANLFFQLISNRYERASVIVTSNKPFGRWGEVFGDETVAAAMIDRLVHHAEVHSLKGDSFRMRGRELGRVPATTDND encoded by the coding sequence ATGCCTCGCACCACCAGTGCCCCGGCCCAAAGCACCGGAGCGGGCCGCAGGACCGGCTCCCAGACCATCGCCGACCTCGCTTTCCTCGCCCGCGCGATGAAGGCCCCGGCCCTGCTGGACGCCGCCGACCGGCTCGCCGAACGCGCCCGCAAGGAGTCCTGGACCCACGCCGAATACCTCGTCGCCTGCCTCCAACGCGAAGTGTCCGCCCGCGAATCACACGGCGGCGAGGCGAGAGTACGTGCCGCCCGCTTCCCCGCGATCAAGACGATCGAGGAGCTCGACGTCACCCATCTGCGCGGCATGACGCGACAACAGCTCGCGCATCTGGGCACGTTGGACTTCATCGCCGGCAAGGAGAACGCCGTCTTTCTGGGCCCGCCGGGCACGGGCAAGACACACCTGGCGATCGGCCTCGCGGTCCGCGCCTGCCAGGCCGGACACCGCGTCGCCTTCGCCACCGCCGCCGAGTGGGTCGACCGCCTGGCCGCTGCCCACCACTCCGGACGGCTCCAGGCCGAGCTCACCAAGCTGAGCCGCTACCCGCTGATCGTGGTGGACGAGGTCGGCTACATCCCCTTCGAAGCCGAGGCCGCGAACCTGTTCTTCCAGCTCATCTCGAACCGATACGAACGCGCGTCCGTGATCGTCACCAGCAACAAACCCTTCGGACGCTGGGGAGAGGTCTTCGGCGACGAGACCGTCGCCGCCGCCATGATCGACCGCCTCGTCCACCACGCCGAGGTCCACTCCCTCAAAGGCGACTCATTCCGCATGCGAGGACGCGAACTCGGACGCGTCCCCGCCACTACCGACAACGACTGA
- a CDS encoding recombinase family protein: MTTTAEWADADSPMETFPANASGARVGYGRVSTQGQLLDRQIAALEAASCVRVFTDKKSGKNAEREELWKCLDYLRPGDTLVVPSLDRLGRSIQDLISIVAGLRKRGIGFQSLHESLDTTTPGGRLVFHVFAALAEFIRELIVQGTHEGLAAARARGERIGRPPAMTEEQILSAAAELGPSLDR; encoded by the coding sequence ATGACGACGACCGCAGAATGGGCTGACGCCGACAGCCCGATGGAGACCTTCCCCGCGAACGCGTCCGGAGCCCGGGTCGGGTACGGGCGGGTGTCCACGCAGGGGCAGCTGCTCGACCGACAGATCGCGGCCCTCGAAGCGGCCAGCTGCGTGCGGGTGTTCACCGACAAGAAGTCCGGCAAGAACGCGGAACGCGAGGAGCTGTGGAAGTGCCTCGACTACCTCCGCCCCGGCGACACCCTCGTGGTGCCCTCCCTCGACCGCCTCGGGCGCTCGATCCAAGACCTGATCTCCATCGTGGCGGGGCTCCGCAAGCGCGGGATCGGCTTCCAGTCGCTGCACGAGTCCCTCGACACCACCACGCCCGGCGGCCGCCTGGTCTTCCACGTGTTCGCCGCGCTCGCGGAGTTCATCCGCGAGCTGATCGTGCAGGGCACCCACGAGGGCCTGGCGGCCGCGCGGGCTCGGGGCGAACGGATCGGCCGGCCGCCCGCCATGACGGAGGAACAGATCCTGTCGGCGGCGGCTGAACTCGGACCCAGTCTGGACAGGTGA
- a CDS encoding MFS transporter, whose protein sequence is MGDRNEERIDLHPVDRLERSRRVRRLRFRSAVAFAIGLALAVGSYFMVGSAASEPPGDDLADGDIVGLITALAGLISALGGALGGYAALIMARRTTQQERTRRDLPPDTGNGG, encoded by the coding sequence ATGGGAGATCGCAACGAGGAACGGATCGACTTACACCCCGTAGATCGCCTGGAACGGAGCCGCCGCGTCCGACGCTTGAGGTTCAGATCTGCTGTCGCGTTCGCGATCGGCCTTGCGCTTGCCGTCGGCAGCTATTTCATGGTCGGCTCGGCCGCGTCAGAGCCTCCCGGAGATGATCTAGCGGACGGCGACATCGTTGGTCTGATCACCGCGCTAGCCGGTTTGATCAGTGCCCTTGGAGGTGCCCTCGGCGGCTACGCTGCACTGATCATGGCGAGGCGCACCACCCAGCAGGAGCGAACTCGACGTGACCTTCCGCCCGATACCGGAAACGGCGGCTGA